The DNA region CCCGCGCCATCGCCGGAGTCGTTATGCAACGGCATTCTCCTTTCTTACTTCATCCAGAAACGGCAGAAGATACACCCCATCACCTCCGACCCGGCGGACCAGCCCTACGCCTTCACTGCCGTCGCCACCGTCCTCAACCAAGGCACCGCCGATCTCCTCTCCTGGACGCTCCTCGTCCCCTTCCGCCATCAAGAGCTCATCGTCTCCGTCGGCGGCGGCGTTCTCACAAACGGTTCCACCCTCCCCTACAACACCACCCTCGACGCCAACGTCACCGCCTTCTCCGGCTACCCCAACACTGATTTGAAGACGCCCATCGAGACGGCCAACGACCTGACGCAGATCGAGGCGAAGATCACCATCGTCGGGACTTTCTTCGGCTCGCCGCCCCCGGCGCTGCCTCTGCCCGAATTCCTCGCGCTCGACGACCCGTCCTACAACTGCGATCCGATCCCCGGCGTCAACGACACCACCTCGGTGGATAGATGCTGCCTCCCTAACCCTAATTACGTCCCTCAGCCGATCAACTCGACCGGCTACCTCGAGCGCCGACCTGGCGACCTTACCATCGCCTATGACGTCCTCCAATCCTATAGCAACAGCTATCTTGCCCTCGTCACCATCGAGAACCATAACCCTCTCGGCCGTCTCGACCACTGGGAGCTCACCTGGGAGTGGGCACGCAGCGAGTTTATCTACTCAATGAAGGGCGCCTATCCGACCGTCGTCGACACCTCCGACTGCATCTTCGGCAAGCAATCGCAGTACTACCAGAACCTGGACTTCTCCCAAGTGCTTAGCTGCAAGACCAAACCCACCATCGTCGATCTGACCCCGTGGCAGTACAACGACACCAATCTCGGCCGCATCCCCCACTGCTGCCGCAACGGCACCCTCCTCCCGCCGGAGATGGATCCAGAGCAGTCCTTATCGGCGTTTCAGATGCAGGTGTACAAGACGCCGCCGGACGTCAACCGCTCCATCATATACCCACCGATCAACTGGAACATCTCCGGCACCCTCAACCCGGACTACCAATGCGGTCAGCCGATCAGGGTCAGCCCCACGGTGTTCCCGGACCCGAGCGGCCTCGACTCGGTGAGCCTCGCGCTCGCGAGCTGGCAAGTGGTCTGCAACATCACTCTGCCCAAGGGCGCAAGCCCCAAATGCTGCGTCTCCTTCTCCGCCTTCTACAATGACTCCGTCGTCCCCTGCAACACCTGCGCCTGCGGCTGCTCCGCTAGAAACCGTGGGCAAACCTGCGACACCACCGCACCGGCGATGCTCCTCCCGCCGGAGGCCCTCCTCATGCCGTTCGAAAATCGGACCGCCAAAGCCCTCGCCTGGGCCCAGATCAAGCACTACAACGTGCCCTCCCCCCTGCCCTGCGCCGACTACTGTGGCATCAGTATCAACTGGCACATCCTCACCAACTACGGCAAGGGGTGGTCGGCGAGAGTGACTCTGTTCAACTGGCGCGAAGACCAATTCGCGAACTGGTTCGTGGCCGTTCAAATGGACAAGGCCACCCCGGGCTACGAGCAGATGTACTCCTTCAACGGGACGACATCAGGGAACGACACCATCTTCATGCAGGGCCTGCCCGGACTTGACTACTTGAACGGGGAGGCGAATGGCACAACGGAGAGCGATCCCAGAGTGCCGGGTAAGCAGCAGTCAGTCATCTCGTTCACGAAGAAGCCGACGCCCGGTATTGACATCATCGCCGGCGATGGATTCCCTTCCAAGGTCTACTTCAACGGGGACGAGTGCTCGATCCCGCAGCTGATTCCTGCAAGCTGGGCATCGAGGAGAACTGGAGCTGACCTCTTGAATTTCGGGTCGCTTCTGCTCGCTTCTACTCTTGCGCTCTTGCGGCTGTAAGCACCGTGACTCGCAGATATTCATTGATTCTTTCAGTAATTGCCGCAGCAAATTACGAGTTTGGCGATCAGGTAAAGCATGAAGAAGAGATTGTGATTTTGGATGCACATCCTCCGCCCATGTACCACTTTATGAACCTTCATGATAATGAAATCTCCTTCATTTGGCTCTTGCTCCACTTTGTGCTTTTTTTTTTTCCAGCTTCGTATACTTTTCAGAATAATGCGTAAAAACAAAAGTTAAGAAATCATTAATCTGGAGTTGAATTCAAAATGTAAATTTCTTGAGAAAAGGCAAGTTGTCTTTATGGTGCAACGGCTACGTTAGGAGCCGATCAAGATTACCGGCCCAATTGGACCGTCGCGTATCGCCCTCCGAAACGACAGATTTTGAAACCGACATGACCGTTGGGAAGCACCAGCCGTCCAGAACCGATCATACGGCCATGGCAGGCTAGCCGTTAGCTCCGAAAGGAAAGCATGTGAGGACGGGCGCGTCCCTTCTTATTTTTGTTCTCGATCGTTTTGAATCCtttcttgtttttcttcctttccatccGCTCTCTcgctctctttctctctcaaatCCCGAAGAGGAGAGAGAGTTAGCGGAGAAGAGGGCGTTAAATTGCCCCCTCGAGGCGCATAATTTGATCAGGGTTTTTGGGCTCCGATTGATTCCTCTCCTCACCTTCGGATCGGAAGTCCGGCGGCTTCTCAGGGCCGGGATTTCGGCGAGGAGGTGGCAGAGAGAATCTGTTTCCAAAAAAGGTCTTATCGAGTCTTTCGCGATAATTTCGTCGGTTCTTGCCTTCGATTGACACCTTAGAAGCGGAAATTTGTGGATcgattcctattttttttttctactatTTCGCCTTTTTAAGGCTAAAGATCTCTCTTTTGGTCGTACTTGTCTTTGCGTTTTACTTGATTGCTGAGTGAGCCATACACATCAGAGGGGCAATGGATGCAGCTGGCGATAGTGAACAAGGCATGCTCAAACCTAAGACTTCTCGAGGTTCTTGTTTAATCTTTGGATCAGCTATTTGAAGAATTTGGTGTTTGAATATTGAATTCGCAGCTGAGGAACAAGAATCTAATTTCTATTCTTTGTTACAGAAATGGGCAGTCGAAGAGCATTGAGGGACATAAAGAACCTGTTGGGGACGCAGCGCGACCCTTCTGCGGTGACAAAGAGGTGTTTGACTGAGTTACTGCATCATGCTTAACCATTCCTTTTGATGCAAATTTTTCAGCATGATCCAATGTTCTCTGTCTGTCTTCTGTAGCAAAAGTAATTTAGATGGAAAAAATCCAGCACTTGTCGCCCGACGACCGATTACAAGGTTAGCACCCACAAAAAGTTCTATTTTACTCTCCTTTCTTCAAAAGATTTCTCGTGTTTTTTTGGtcctgattttttttttgattgaTGGATCGGGTTTCTTTAGGAGATTTGCTGCCTCATTGGCAAACAAATCGCAAGCTCAGAAGCAGGTGATTCTTTTTCAAAGAATGAAACTTGGTAAATCACAGCGTTGTTGCCTAATATATGATTACTAATAAGTTAGTCTTCAGGAGTCCAAGGAAAATTATCAGCAAATTGGGAATGATAGGAAACATACACCAAACGTACAGCCTGATGTGAGTTTGAGTTCCGCAGATATTCGTACAGCTATAGATGTCGATTTGCAGAAATCAGCCATTGGCTTGCCATTGCCTATGGCAGAGGAAATGGTCTGCTCAAACTCATCCCTTAGTCTTGAACAAGTTATTGGTAGCTTACTCAGAGGGCCATTTTGGCACATTGCAGGATAGGTCTGATCACAAAGAGATTGAAATGGAAGACATCATCGTGAATTCGATGTCTGATATCGATAGCTGTGATTGGGATGATCCACTAGCAGTCGTTGATTACGTAGATGACATATACAGATTCTACAGGAATACAGAGGTATTCCTTGTGAGATGATTGACTAGAAGAAACCATTATTGTGAACTGTGATCTCATTCCGAATCTCTTCTTCTTTTGCAGATCCATGAATAAAACTTGTTAGTCATGTCTGCTAATACATTAATCTTGTCTATTGAAATATATCCTGGCTACCATTGGCAATTTGTGAATCATGTCTTCAGTATTTATCTAGCTTCAATTTTTCCTATAAAGATCCATGTTCAATCCAGTGGCAATTACAGGAATGAACTcaagttgaaataatttttataatctaATCTACATGCATTAGGTGAAGTGTGTCAATGTTTATTTCATCTGCTAGCGTGATATGAACTCTGATCAAATAAATTTCTTCATCTGTGTAAGTAGTTAATGGCCCACTCAAATACAACCAAATTTGTAATCGCAGGATGCAAGTTGTGTGAAACCTGACTacatgtccaagcagtttgatatcaATGAAAAAATGAGGGCTATTCTCATAGACTGGTTGATAGAGGTACTACATATTAATTATAACACATCGCAtgtttattaaaatctttctgaATCAATTCTCCCATCTTTACAAACTATACTTATGGTTTCTAAATCTTTCCTCACAGGTGCATTATAAATTTGAGTTAATGGAAGAGACACTCTTTTTGACTATAAACATTATCGATAGATTCTTAGAATGCCAGGCATTAGCAAGGAAAAAACTTCAGCTGGTTGGAGTTACTGCATTGTTTTTGGCTTGCAAGTATGAGGAAGTATCTGTTCCTGTTGTCGAGGACTTGATCTTAATTTCAGACAAAGCTTATACAAGGACTGAAGTGCTTGAAATGGTAATTGTCTCCCTAAGAAACTACGGCGAATATACTTAGTGCTACTAATTGTAGATTATTGTAATGAGTCTTCTCCACCCCCTGCCCTCCTGAGGGTAACTGTCCACATGGCAGGTGCTGGTCACGTGGGCAGCCGCCCTCAGGCGCACACACGGTGTAGTGTAACACCCGTATATATATTAAGAATTTAGTCATTAGATAATTTCTTCACTATGCTAGAAATGGAAAAACAAAACACCTATCAGTATTTGTCTAGATACAAATGGTTTAGGTATGTTACTCTAAACAGAACgctgtgttagtgtgcttgtgctAGCCCGTAAAATCTAACCATTTAGTCAAGAGAATTTGGAGCTTGAAACTTAGTTGAACCGACGAATagcaggtttagctttggttttGTGTGATTAGTTAGTAGTCGTTTCCTCAACTCTGTTGTTTGTCAGTTTGGTTTTCTGTTTGGTAAGCGAACCATTTAGCCAAACCATGAGAACTGAAGAATTCGAACAGTTAATGGTGATTTCCTGTTTTCAAACAGGAAAAATATCAGTGTCAttatggctagttcttctcatctaTATGTTTCCTATTAAGCCTAGTCCATAATTTGTTCTACCATTATCCTGTGATCTGTcattctgttttgcaggaaaagttGATACTTGGAACCTTGCGCTTCAATATGTCCTTTCCAACTCCTTGTGTCTTCATGAAAAGGTTTCTCAAGGCAGCTCAATCTGATCGAAAGGTAACAATTTTTTTAAGAATTACCTACCATGTTTGAAAGAAAAAATTTACGTTTTGCTTACTACACCTAGCAGTTGGAGCTTCTTGCTTACTTCATCATAGAGCTTTCCTTGGTTGAGTACAAGATGCTCAAATTCCGCCCTTCATTGCTGGCTGCTGCAGCAATATACACTGCACACTGTGCTCTCAGGAGGCACAAGGAATGGACAAAAACTTGCGAATTATACACTGCCTATTCAGAGAACCAGCTACTGTGAGTTGCATTCTGCGACTTCTGTTTCCTTCTCTTTCGAAATCTTTATCGTTGCCCTAAAATCTTTCTTGATCACAGCGAATGCTCTATGCTGATGGTGGATTTCCACCTCAAAGCTGGAACTGGAAAGCTCACTGGAGTACATAGAAAATACAGTACTTTGAAGTATGGATGTGCAGCAAAAACAGAAGCTGCTATTTTTCTACTGGAAAACTAATCCTTCTTGCTGATGAGGAATGGTGGCAATCACTAATATTGATTTTTAACATGGCAAGGACCAAACCACGAAGTTGTGGGATTGATTGAAGTAACAACAGTAGCAGGAACATGAGAAAAACATCATGTTTGCATGCAAAAAACAAATTATGTATTAGGTTAGAGTCAACTCAGCTATAAAGTTGTTGTAACCGCTGGTTCACATTTCAACTTTGATGTAATTGTA from Zingiber officinale cultivar Zhangliang chromosome 4B, Zo_v1.1, whole genome shotgun sequence includes:
- the LOC121976436 gene encoding G2/mitotic-specific cyclin-2-like isoform X2, whose amino-acid sequence is MDAAGDSEQGMLKPKTSREMGSRRALRDIKNLLGTQRDPSAVTKSKSNLDGKNPALVARRPITRRFAASLANKSQAQKQESKENYQQIGNDRKHTPNVQPDVSLSSADIRTAIDVDLQKSAIGLPLPMAEEMDRSDHKEIEMEDIIVNSMSDIDSCDWDDPLAVVDYVDDIYRFYRNTEDASCVKPDYMSKQFDINEKMRAILIDWLIEVHYKFELMEETLFLTINIIDRFLECQALARKKLQLVGVTALFLACKYEEVSVPVVEDLILISDKAYTRTEVLEMEKLILGTLRFNMSFPTPCVFMKRFLKAAQSDRKLELLAYFIIELSLVEYKMLKFRPSLLAAAAIYTAHCALRRHKEWTKTCELYTAYSENQLLECSMLMVDFHLKAGTGKLTGVHRKYSTLKYGCAAKTEAAIFLLEN
- the LOC121976435 gene encoding COBRA-like protein 7, with product MGKDLCAGSSFFLLLLVVLLSPTTSVSQGAAPPAVAVVPATTPAPSPAPAPSPESLCNGILLSYFIQKRQKIHPITSDPADQPYAFTAVATVLNQGTADLLSWTLLVPFRHQELIVSVGGGVLTNGSTLPYNTTLDANVTAFSGYPNTDLKTPIETANDLTQIEAKITIVGTFFGSPPPALPLPEFLALDDPSYNCDPIPGVNDTTSVDRCCLPNPNYVPQPINSTGYLERRPGDLTIAYDVLQSYSNSYLALVTIENHNPLGRLDHWELTWEWARSEFIYSMKGAYPTVVDTSDCIFGKQSQYYQNLDFSQVLSCKTKPTIVDLTPWQYNDTNLGRIPHCCRNGTLLPPEMDPEQSLSAFQMQVYKTPPDVNRSIIYPPINWNISGTLNPDYQCGQPIRVSPTVFPDPSGLDSVSLALASWQVVCNITLPKGASPKCCVSFSAFYNDSVVPCNTCACGCSARNRGQTCDTTAPAMLLPPEALLMPFENRTAKALAWAQIKHYNVPSPLPCADYCGISINWHILTNYGKGWSARVTLFNWREDQFANWFVAVQMDKATPGYEQMYSFNGTTSGNDTIFMQGLPGLDYLNGEANGTTESDPRVPGKQQSVISFTKKPTPGIDIIAGDGFPSKVYFNGDECSIPQLIPASWASRRTGADLLNFGSLLLASTLALLRL
- the LOC121976436 gene encoding G2/mitotic-specific cyclin-2-like isoform X1, whose product is MDAAGDSEQGMLKPKTSREMGSRRALRDIKNLLGTQRDPSAVTKSKSNLDGKNPALVARRPITRRFAASLANKSQAQKQESKENYQQIGNDRKHTPNVQPDVSLSSADIRTAIDVDLQKSAIGLPLPMAEEMDRSDHKEIEMEDIIVNSMSDIDSCDWDDPLAVVDYVDDIYRFYRNTEDASCVKPDYMSKQFDINEKMRAILIDWLIEVHYKFELMEETLFLTINIIDRFLECQALARKKLQLVGVTALFLACKYEEVSVPVVEDLILISDKAYTRTEVLEMEKLILGTLRFNMSFPTPCVFMKRFLKAAQSDRKQLELLAYFIIELSLVEYKMLKFRPSLLAAAAIYTAHCALRRHKEWTKTCELYTAYSENQLLECSMLMVDFHLKAGTGKLTGVHRKYSTLKYGCAAKTEAAIFLLEN